The DNA sequence AGAATGACATAGCAGCACGGCAATGCCATAGCTGTGGTTTTCAGCTAATCGACCCCGATAATCAGCTTAAAGATGCCTTACAGCTCAAAGATCGAACTGTGCTTAGGTGCAGTGGCATGTCTGCTAGCAGTGAGGGGAATAAGCTAAAGCTTATTTATCACGATGAAGATGGCGCAGAGCTAAGTGAATCCTTTAACTTTGATTACGCCAAAGCCAAGCAACAGTTTAATACTGTTTTTGCTCGACGCGTCGAGGGAACTAAGCGTGATGTGAGTAGCGCTTCACAAGCAGAGCAGTTAATTGGCGGTATAGTTGCCCCAGACTTTGTCATCGGCAAAAAGAAAAAGCATTACTGGGTTATTGAACACCGTATTTTTGACTACCAGGGCAACTATAGAAAGGCTAATCAGCAATTTTAATGTGATGCTAAAGCTCTCGCGGGGTGTTTGCTGCAAATGGGGTATGGCTTTTGATCCCATTTGTCATTATCTTGAGTAGACTATCTATTTTAGTGTCAGTAAACCCCCTAAGCTTCTAATAACTAACAAGGATGTTAGCGTGTATTGCTCTTCTACTGTGTCCAAATTTTTTCTTTCGAGTCTAGCTATTTTGTCTTTAGTTGCCTGTGGCGGCGGGGGGGGCGATGGAGGCGGAACTTCTATTTCTACGCCGGAAGTATCAGCTGAATTACTGATGGAACAATATCAAGGTAGCACTAAAAGTGCTTCGCTAACCGCCGACGATATTTATCCCACCCTTCAATACTTGTTTAATGGCGATACTACTCCTCTATTACAAAGCTCGGCAAAACACCGAATCAATAAAGTAAATCGCGCTAAGTTAGCGAGTGACACGGTTAGTGCCCGCGCATCAGAAACCCAAAGTTGTCCTTATGGTGGAAGTGTAACCATTTCAGAAAATCTAAATCAAAACACGGGCGTGGGTAAATACCAGGAAAACTATAAAAATTGTGATGATGGCTCCGTCGTATATTCGGGCCGAATCGTTTTCGATTATCATAAGTGGGACTTGAGCTCTTTACAGCCAATAAACTTCGATATTTATTATGATGATTTTCGTGAGCAATCAGGTACTGAATTTACTCTTCTACGTGGGGTTGTCGACATTTCCGGAATGTCGACCTGTGAGCAATCGATAACATCTAATATGTTGCTGACTACAGATAAAGTATCAGTATTAGAAAAAGACTTAGTTGCTACTTATTATTCTTGTATTGATGACGACGAACAGCGTATCGCTGGTCGCATTTATTTTTCAGATAAGGGCTATGTAGATTTAGTCACTCCAGAGCCTATCGTAGTTGATTACGATGATAATTTGCAAAGTGGAACGCTAACTTTAACTAGCGAGCGAAGTGAAGTTGTACTTAACGCTGACAATGCTTTTGTGCACGTTTCTGTTGATAGCAATCGAGATGGAATGCTTGAAGTCGATACCAAGGTACCTGCTTGGTACTTAAACGATCAGAACTATAGTGATATCGCTGATGATGATGGCGATGGTATTCCGAACTCTTGGGAAATAGCTAAGGGCTTAGACCCCAACTTTTCAAATGATGGCGTTGATTCTGATCAAGATGGTTTTATCGATTACTACGAGTATTTAGCTGACCGAGACCCAAAGGATTTTTATTCATACCCTTATTTTGATGTATCAATATATAATTATTTAGAAACCCTGTTTGTCGAAGAAAACGCAACCATAGACTTGTATCTCTACGGTGCAGTCGACCAAGGCTTATTGCCTTTGGTTAATGGTGTGCTAATTACCATGCCATTGCCTTCGGTGCATTCTTGGTCTGTCTCTAGCAGTAAGCATGGTTGTGTCATTGAGGAGTCTGAAGATGGCTCCCAACTTTTGAGTTGCCCTAACATTGATTTATCTAATATAGAGAGTTTCGCCGGAGATGATTTATTAGTTCAGTTGAATGTAGTTTTTAAAGACACAACGATAGTTAATACTCAAGCTAATTTGGATCTGGATTTCCCATTTAGTCGCAACAGCTTAAATATGTATATTGAACCCATACGCAGTGATTTAGCGCTTTGGGTGTCTGATTATCAACTGGGGTTTGAGCTTGGAACACTCAAAGATAAATTTGATTATAGCTTTCGTGTTAACGCTGACCCTAGAGGCAGTATTTATGCAGATAGAGGGAATATTCGTGGCAAACTAAACAGCCACAATCTCGGCCTTTCGATAGCATCTGTTTCAGTCGATTACTCAAATGCTAAATGCACGGTTAGTGAGCTTGAGTTTGAGTGTTTCGATATATCTTGGTGGGATGAATTTACAGTTCAGCTAAATAAGCCCGCCGCTATGGGGAAGGCAGAGTTAGAATTAGAAGTAGATACTATTTACCGCCCCAATTTGATTCGAACCACTCAATCTCATACTTCATTTTCTTTTGGGCAGAATATGTCCGTGCTGCAGGCCGTTATTGATAATGCTACTACAATTGATGTGGATGTCGAATCAGGTATTTACCTCGGACATTTATCAATAGATAAACCGCTACAGCTTAAGGCAAACCCTAATGTTGAGCTATGGTTGCAGCCAGAAGAATCAGACTATTATGCAGAGGGCGCGATAACATCAAATCATTTTTTAAGTCTTGATGGCTTTGCTGTCTATTTAGGTAATAGTAACTTTCAAATAGCCAGCGGGGCTTTTACAAATAATCGATTCTACTTAGATGGTAACTCAGGAGGAATAATTGTTAGCTCTGGAGGTCTGCTATTCAATTCGAATAAAGTTGTGCAAAGTAGCGTTGAGTACTCATCTTACCTTTCTCTGATTGAATCTCAGGGCGATACGTCAATTGATAACAACTTATTTAGTTTTGAAAGTGACAACAGTGTGTACATTTGGACCAGTGGTTACTGGGCCAGCAGTAATACCGTTATTCAAAATAACACGCTGGTGAATGTTTACGGCGTGATTAACTACACTACTGAAACCCGGCCAGTTTTTCAAAATAACTTGGTTGTTCGTTTGTTGGAACCTGACTATTCTGATGAATATTTTTTACAATACGTCAGTGACGAAAATAACATTCTCCCCAATCGTTACACTGAGTATGCCAATGCAAACAACATCTTCACCGACACTCCTGGGGTAGATCCTGAAAATGGCTATCGCTTATTGCCTGATTCTATTGCCATCGACAACGGCTTGGACTTGAGCGATTCGATCACTACCGACCTAGATGGTAACACTAGGCCAAGTGGCAGTGCCTTTGATATTGGTGCTTACGAATACCAGTACTAATGTAGCGTTATAACGATCAATAAAGCGGCTTAATAGCCGCTTTATTGATATTTGAAGCTAGTGTTAGCCGAGTAACTCAGGTTTTATTAACGGCGCCACAAAGCCCTTGTGTTGTTTTATCTCTTCTACGCTTAAGCCGGTTAACTCATAGGGAAAGACCAACCACTGCTCGGTTTGATGCAAGCAAAAATCGGGTGTTAGCGATGTTTGGTTAAACTTTGGGCGCTCCCATAAGGTGGCTATTTTCACCTGGCGGGGCATATTGAGTTTTAGTTTTGCTTTTAAGCGATTAATCACCGCCGCAACATTATGGCCACTGCTAAATACGTCATCTACAATCAATAAGCTGTCGTCAACGTTTAGGTTCTCTAATAGATACTGAATACCATGAACCCTGATTGACTCGGGCGCTTCTAGAATTTGCTGGTAATTGGCTTGCCCTTGATAAGAGGTGCGTACTGAAATATGGTCTGTTTTTACCCCCAGGGTTTGCAGGCACTCTTGTACGTAAATACCCACAGCACTGCCACCCCGCCAAAGGCCCACGATGAAAGTGGGGCGAAAGCCGCTCTCAAAAATATGCACCGCTAAACGAAATGAATCTTGAATCAGCGTATCTTCATCTAAATAGCGTTTTTCCAGTTGGGCTGTTGGTTGGCTCATTGGCATGGAAAGTATCCTTGAGTTAACGGGTTCTATAATGATAGTTTTATACTACACCTTTGACTGAAAGGTCAGTTTTTTTTATAGCAGGTAATTATGAGCGACAAACTTTATATCACCGGACAAGACTTACTGGAAGATTCATTTCGTTTGGCCGAAAAGGTGCTAGCAAGTGGCTTTAAACCTAGCTTTATTATTGCGGTATGGCGCGGAGGAGCCCCCATAGGGATCGCTGTGCAAGAGTTTTTAGCTTATCACGGCATTGAAAGTGACAATATCGCGATCCGCACTTCTTCATATGCTGCGGCTATTGACAGCCAAGCCAAGCAAGTAAAGGTCTATGGCCTTAATTACCTAGTCAAGCATGTGCAGCAGCACGACCGTCTACTGATTGTTGATGACGTATTTGATACAGGGCGCTCTATAGAGGCGATCATTGGTGAGCTAAGCCGCTTAGCGAGACTTAATACCCCCAAAGACATTCGTGTAGCAGTGCCGTATTTTAAACCTGAACGTAATAAAACTGATCGCATTCCAGATTATTATCTACATGAAACCAGTCAATGGTTAAAGTATCCGCATTCACTGGAAGGCTTAAACCCCCAAGAAATCGCTCAATATCGCCCTGAGTTATACCAGATCATCAAAGACCATTTGCCAGAGTAACTAGTCACTGTAAAAGGAATTCAAAGCATGGATGTTTCTAAACAGCAATTTCAGCAGCTATGTTATGAGAAGTTGCTGACCTTATTTACCCAATCTAAACTCGAGACGAGTAGCCCGCAAATAAAGGGGCGGGTAGAAGGCTTCATTCATGCGGGAGAAACCTTAGGATTACTGGATAAGGCCACCAGCAATCAACTGATGGAAAAGGCTCATTTACAAATCTTTGGCGAAAGTATCATTGATCGACAAGCCCACAAGCAAGCAATAGCTAAACTGGATGAAGATTGGCTGAATATCCCGACTTTTGAGCGGCTGAATAAGGCTAAACTTACCTAGTGGCTAGTATTTTTTGTTAGTGAGCGCTTATTCGTTAGGGCTTAGGCTAAAGCGCTCTTTTGCTGATTTATACGCTATTTTATCCAACTTTTTGATATTCAAACTGTTCAATAAACTCATTGATCAGTGGGATATGGGGGGCAAGGTGTTGATGGTAATTAAGCCACTTGTAGCGTGATTCTGTATAAATAGGCTTTACTACCTGGTTGCTTGAAGCCGATAGCACGATTTTCTTTTGTGCGTGTTTATCGAAGTGTAAACAGTTTGCGCTTGGCTCCAGCCCTAAAAATTCAAATACTTTGCTCGCTTCTTGCTCTAGGTTGTCGACTAAGTCTTCATAGCGTACAAAATGCATGTTTAAGTTGAGCTCGTTTTGGTAGCGCTTAAACAGGGTAAACACTTGCTGGTAACGCTTGAAGCAGTCTTCTAAACGGTTTAGCCGAGCTTGTTCTTGGTTGTTGGCTGAGTTTTGTTGGAAGTTACTTAAGCACGTATCGGCGGGGTGGCGTAAACAAAAGATAATTTTGGCATTTGGAAATAGACTTACTATCAGCGGTATATCAATGGTGTAAAGGGGAAATTTATCGATAAGGCAGTTGCTTGTACTTAACTCGATATTGATTGAGTCTAAATAACTAAAATACTCTTGGCGAAGCAAGCTTAACTCTTGTTCAGTTAAGCTGGGCAAATCTTGTGGGTAACGTTTCTTCAGCTGTAGGCTGAATGCCTCAGTAACGTTAAACAATGAGCGGGTTTCACTCAATGTTGTCACCTTTTCATGGGTATCTAAGATGTTTTCTAGCAGGGTTGTGCCCGAGCGATTAAAGCCCATCATAAATACCGGTTGTGCACCTGTTTCCTTGTTCGCTTCGGTTGGTTTTAAGAAAGAAAGATCAAGCTTTTGGTAAAGTGCGACTTTATCTTTTAACACTAAACTTTGCGCTCGTTGGTGGTTTAATTTGGCCATAGCCGTGAAATCGACAAAGGCTTCAGCAAACTGTTGCTGCTTATCGTAGGCTTCTGCGCGTAGTTTATAAGCGGCTTTTTTACGCATAAAATCTAAACGTTCAAGTCGTTCATTACATAACAATTCAATGACTTGTTGGTGCTTATTATCTCGTGCTGCTAACTCTGCTTGGTAATAACTAATCCATGCTTTATTGACAAAATCTAATTCGGCTTGTTTTAGCAGTTGGGCCGCTTTGTGGTGCTCTCTAATAAACATTAAGGTGTCTATGGAGAACTCCAATTGCCACTCTTCAACAAATGTTGAGTGTTCGAGTAAGGCCTCTATACGCGCTAGCGCTATTTGTTTTTGATTCTGTTTTTTTGCCGCCGATATCAATAAGGCTTGGGCTGGGGCGAAATACCCTGACCAGCTTTGCATCTTTTCCGCTAAGGCTTCTAGCTCTGAATAGCGGTCTTCATCTAAATAGCATTCACCTAATGAGGCGGCAATGTTGGCATTGCCAATACTGCTGTCATAGTTAAAGCACTGCTGATATGAGGCAATTGCGGCTTGAGTAAAGCCTAGTGCTTTTTGGGCATTACCAATATTTTTGTAGGTAGCATTTCTTTGTTGGTCATTTTCAGCATAGGCTAGCAGGTTTTGGTAATGAGTTAATGCGCGGTCAATTTTTTGTTGCTGAAACAGCGCATAGGCCTCTAACTCAAGGCTTTTATAGTCTTGCTGTGATTTTAGCTTGTTGATCTTGTTTATGGTTGAAATAGCCTGGCTGTACTTGCCAGCTTGCAGGGCCTTAACCGCTTTTTCCATAATGGCGTGCCGCATCTCGGGCTTCATTGGTTTTCCTATAGTTCGCAACTATCGATAAATGCGCATTACTTTATAACAAGCTTCAACAATATGCTGCGTCGCCTATCTCATTGCAAAACACAAATTTGGTTTCACGAAAAAACGTTATCTATTCAGCGAATTTATTGATTAACCGGTAATTAAGCGTGATTTGGCTGTATTTTCAGCGATGAATCCTCATTCGCGGTCTTATTTGGTGCAAGACGAGGCGAATGCAGTGCAATATATCAAACTAGTGGTGATCAAAAGTAAACTAAAAGAACGGTATAAGCCTCTATGGTTACTGCATTGTTGGGGTTTTGTGTGGTTTTTGTGTGAGCTGGCGCAACATTTGCAAAATCCTTGTTGTAGGTCAAGGACAGACCCAAGCAGCAAGTAAATCAAGAGCCAAGTGCTCTACTTGTGAAAGGTGTATCACTGGTACGTACCAATGAACACGCTGAATCAAACCGACAGTTTTACTTTACTACTAAGCAATATAGGGAAATATTATGTCTTATCTAGCTCCTTCAGAGTTTGTTACCAAAATGGTTGATGCCGGTGAATCTAAAGTATTCATGTCAACCCGAGATACCGTTATTCGCGCATTTATGGCGGGGGCCATTTTGGCGCTTGCCGCTATCTTTGCTATTACCATTGCGGTAAACACCGGTAACTTCTTAATCGGGGC is a window from the Agarivorans sp. TSD2052 genome containing:
- a CDS encoding right-handed parallel beta-helix repeat-containing protein; translation: MYCSSTVSKFFLSSLAILSLVACGGGGGDGGGTSISTPEVSAELLMEQYQGSTKSASLTADDIYPTLQYLFNGDTTPLLQSSAKHRINKVNRAKLASDTVSARASETQSCPYGGSVTISENLNQNTGVGKYQENYKNCDDGSVVYSGRIVFDYHKWDLSSLQPINFDIYYDDFREQSGTEFTLLRGVVDISGMSTCEQSITSNMLLTTDKVSVLEKDLVATYYSCIDDDEQRIAGRIYFSDKGYVDLVTPEPIVVDYDDNLQSGTLTLTSERSEVVLNADNAFVHVSVDSNRDGMLEVDTKVPAWYLNDQNYSDIADDDGDGIPNSWEIAKGLDPNFSNDGVDSDQDGFIDYYEYLADRDPKDFYSYPYFDVSIYNYLETLFVEENATIDLYLYGAVDQGLLPLVNGVLITMPLPSVHSWSVSSSKHGCVIEESEDGSQLLSCPNIDLSNIESFAGDDLLVQLNVVFKDTTIVNTQANLDLDFPFSRNSLNMYIEPIRSDLALWVSDYQLGFELGTLKDKFDYSFRVNADPRGSIYADRGNIRGKLNSHNLGLSIASVSVDYSNAKCTVSELEFECFDISWWDEFTVQLNKPAAMGKAELELEVDTIYRPNLIRTTQSHTSFSFGQNMSVLQAVIDNATTIDVDVESGIYLGHLSIDKPLQLKANPNVELWLQPEESDYYAEGAITSNHFLSLDGFAVYLGNSNFQIASGAFTNNRFYLDGNSGGIIVSSGGLLFNSNKVVQSSVEYSSYLSLIESQGDTSIDNNLFSFESDNSVYIWTSGYWASSNTVIQNNTLVNVYGVINYTTETRPVFQNNLVVRLLEPDYSDEYFLQYVSDENNILPNRYTEYANANNIFTDTPGVDPENGYRLLPDSIAIDNGLDLSDSITTDLDGNTRPSGSAFDIGAYEYQY
- a CDS encoding phosphoribosyltransferase, which gives rise to MSQPTAQLEKRYLDEDTLIQDSFRLAVHIFESGFRPTFIVGLWRGGSAVGIYVQECLQTLGVKTDHISVRTSYQGQANYQQILEAPESIRVHGIQYLLENLNVDDSLLIVDDVFSSGHNVAAVINRLKAKLKLNMPRQVKIATLWERPKFNQTSLTPDFCLHQTEQWLVFPYELTGLSVEEIKQHKGFVAPLIKPELLG
- a CDS encoding phosphoribosyltransferase, coding for MSDKLYITGQDLLEDSFRLAEKVLASGFKPSFIIAVWRGGAPIGIAVQEFLAYHGIESDNIAIRTSSYAAAIDSQAKQVKVYGLNYLVKHVQQHDRLLIVDDVFDTGRSIEAIIGELSRLARLNTPKDIRVAVPYFKPERNKTDRIPDYYLHETSQWLKYPHSLEGLNPQEIAQYRPELYQIIKDHLPE
- a CDS encoding tetratricopeptide repeat-containing sulfotransferase family protein, whose translation is MKPEMRHAIMEKAVKALQAGKYSQAISTINKINKLKSQQDYKSLELEAYALFQQQKIDRALTHYQNLLAYAENDQQRNATYKNIGNAQKALGFTQAAIASYQQCFNYDSSIGNANIAASLGECYLDEDRYSELEALAEKMQSWSGYFAPAQALLISAAKKQNQKQIALARIEALLEHSTFVEEWQLEFSIDTLMFIREHHKAAQLLKQAELDFVNKAWISYYQAELAARDNKHQQVIELLCNERLERLDFMRKKAAYKLRAEAYDKQQQFAEAFVDFTAMAKLNHQRAQSLVLKDKVALYQKLDLSFLKPTEANKETGAQPVFMMGFNRSGTTLLENILDTHEKVTTLSETRSLFNVTEAFSLQLKKRYPQDLPSLTEQELSLLRQEYFSYLDSINIELSTSNCLIDKFPLYTIDIPLIVSLFPNAKIIFCLRHPADTCLSNFQQNSANNQEQARLNRLEDCFKRYQQVFTLFKRYQNELNLNMHFVRYEDLVDNLEQEASKVFEFLGLEPSANCLHFDKHAQKKIVLSASSNQVVKPIYTESRYKWLNYHQHLAPHIPLINEFIEQFEYQKVG